The proteins below are encoded in one region of Apium graveolens cultivar Ventura chromosome 4, ASM990537v1, whole genome shotgun sequence:
- the LOC141717891 gene encoding uncharacterized protein LOC141717891 has product MAGIRLPPEDSDVSSTRQLTTADLISDDDRSVAADSWSIKSDYGSTLDDDQRHADASEALSAVPYRTASDYSSDKEEPDADAEPVSSMLGFQSYWDAAYADELANFREHGHTGEVWFGADVMEMVASWTKGLCNNIAQGQMLNHVSDGTSVTYEHGEKDLTDWSVLDVGTGNGLLLQEFSKQGFTDLTGTDYSEGAIDLARSLADRDGFSSLKFLVDDVLDTKIDRKFQLVIDKGTLDAIGLHPDGPIKRIMYWDSILKLVAPGGLLVITSCNSTKDELVQEVDNFNQRRAAASHESEAPVNQEAGINPPLFSYLDHIRSYPTFMFGGSVGSRVATVAFLRK; this is encoded by the exons ATGGCCGGAATTAGACTCCCGCCGGAAGACTCCGACGTCTCCTCGACGCGCCAACTGACAACTGCTGATCTGATCTCCGACGACGACCGTTCTGTCGCCGCTGATTCATGGTCTATTAAGAGCGATTACGGAAGTACACTGGATGATGATCAGCGTCACGCCGATGCTTCCGAAGCTCTCTCCGCTGTTCCCTATCGCACTGCCTCTGATTACAg TTCTGACAAGGAGGAGCCTGATGCTGATGCTGAACCAGTTTCATCGATGCTAGGGTTTCAAAGTTACTGGGATGCTGCATATGCAGATGAGTTGGCAAATTTTCGAGAGCATGGACACACCGGTGAAGTTTG GTTTGGGGCTGATGTTATGGAAATGGTTGCATCCTGGACTAAAGGCTTGTGTAACAACATAGCTCAAGGTCAAATGCTTAATCATGTGAGTGATGGTACTTCAGTAACTTATGAACATGGTGAAAAGGATTTGACTGACTGGAGTGTGCTTGATGTTGGGACTGGTAACGGTCTGCTGCTTCAAGAATTTTCTAAGCAAGG GTTCACGGATCTTACTGGAACTGATTATAGTGAAGGAGCTATTGATCTTGCTAGAAGCCTTGCTGATCGTGATGGGTTTTCCAGTCTTAAATTCTTG GTGGATGATGTACTTGATACGAAAATAGATAGGAAGTTTCAGCTTGTTATTGATAAGGGAACTTTAGATGCCATCGGGTTGCATCCTGATGGTCCTATCAAAAG GATCATGTATTGGGATTCAATCTTAAAGCTTGTAGCTCCTGGTGGTCTGCTG GTAATAACATCATGTAACAGTACGAAAGATGAGTTGGTGCAAGAAGTGGATAATTTTAACCAGAGACGGGCTGCTGCATCTCACGAGTCTGAGGCTCCGGTGAACCAAGAAGCTGGCATTAATCCTCCTCTGTTCAGCTACCTTGATCACATCCGTTCGTATCCGACATTTATGTTTGGAGGATCAGTAGGATCGCGTGTTGCTACGGTAGCTTTTCTGCGGAAATGA